A window of the Fodinibius sp. Rm-B-1B1-1 genome harbors these coding sequences:
- a CDS encoding glycosyltransferase, protein MQPVVTFIICSYNRAHYLDDTLHSLLKNQSSPDFELLVIDNNSNDETPEVVKKYQKSINKDGQPIRYIKETTQGLSHARNRGIKEADAPHIVFLDDDIRASESLIPAWISFFENHPDAIAAGGKIHVQFDAPRPKWMSHFLLPLLGHHDLGSSPKKYPKNKYPFGGNMGFKKSIFEDIEPFNPNLGRKGESLNAGEEKELFRRIREKHNDIYYIPDAFLYHRVGANRLTKKYIQQQALGLGQSMRLRLRETSTLQHCLNWLSETVKLLGSFPLALGYLCILQPAKATMLFRFRRWIWKGYFGASNNI, encoded by the coding sequence ATGCAACCGGTCGTTACATTTATCATCTGCTCGTACAACCGAGCTCACTACTTGGATGATACCCTGCATTCACTGCTAAAGAATCAAAGCAGCCCCGATTTTGAATTATTAGTAATTGACAATAACTCGAATGACGAAACGCCTGAGGTCGTAAAAAAATATCAAAAATCGATCAATAAAGATGGTCAACCCATCCGCTATATCAAAGAAACAACCCAAGGGCTTTCGCATGCCCGAAATCGTGGTATTAAAGAAGCCGATGCACCTCATATTGTTTTCCTGGATGATGATATCCGAGCCTCCGAATCACTAATCCCGGCCTGGATTTCTTTTTTTGAGAACCATCCCGATGCTATTGCTGCCGGTGGAAAAATTCACGTCCAATTCGACGCCCCACGTCCTAAATGGATGTCACACTTTTTACTTCCGTTATTGGGACATCATGACCTTGGATCGTCGCCCAAAAAGTATCCCAAAAACAAATACCCTTTTGGCGGAAATATGGGATTTAAAAAGTCGATTTTTGAAGACATCGAACCCTTTAATCCTAACTTGGGACGCAAAGGAGAATCCTTAAACGCCGGAGAAGAAAAAGAATTATTTCGGCGTATCCGTGAAAAGCATAACGACATTTATTATATCCCGGATGCCTTTTTATATCACCGAGTGGGAGCAAATCGTCTGACCAAAAAATATATTCAACAGCAAGCACTGGGGCTGGGGCAAAGTATGCGGCTTCGACTCAGGGAGACATCAACTTTGCAGCACTGCCTAAACTGGCTATCCGAAACCGTAAAACTGCTTGGTTCATTTCCCCTGGCCTTGGGTTATCTTTGCATTCTGCAACCTGCAAAAGCAACCATGCTTTTTCGGTTTCGAAGATGGATCTGGAAAGGCTATTTTGGAGCTTCTAACAATATCTAA
- a CDS encoding glycosyltransferase family 2 protein, with the protein MTTVDSKPLVSAIITTHNRAELLPRALDSAIVQSYRNLEIIVVDDGSTDDTPEVMEEYSAKEALKYVRLEKSVGACRARNKGIEVASGEFVAGLDDDDKWHKDRIKELVDAYTDDFAAVTSDMVMVHKKGQARWKKKKVINLDTLLYTNQVGNQVLARRDRLMGVGGFDPNLKAAQDYDLWIRLCNAYGPIRNVQKPLQTVFMNHEEESITSSSSFEGYLQFYNKHKEKFNRSQRKYQLYNIRRAQQKPLRIGEYFSFVPAFRYWSEFKNEVANTLWK; encoded by the coding sequence ATGACTACCGTGGACTCTAAGCCACTTGTCTCAGCAATTATAACAACCCACAATCGGGCCGAGTTGCTACCCCGTGCGCTGGATTCGGCGATCGTACAATCGTACCGTAATTTAGAAATTATTGTTGTTGATGATGGATCAACGGATGATACGCCGGAAGTGATGGAAGAATATAGTGCAAAGGAAGCGCTAAAATATGTCCGGTTGGAAAAATCTGTGGGGGCGTGTCGGGCACGGAATAAGGGGATCGAGGTAGCTTCGGGTGAATTTGTGGCTGGGCTCGATGATGATGATAAATGGCACAAAGATCGCATCAAAGAGTTAGTGGACGCTTATACTGATGATTTTGCTGCGGTAACTTCTGATATGGTGATGGTACATAAAAAAGGTCAGGCGCGATGGAAAAAGAAGAAGGTTATTAATTTGGATACGCTTCTGTATACTAATCAAGTGGGCAACCAAGTATTGGCGCGGCGCGATCGTCTGATGGGGGTGGGAGGTTTTGATCCAAATTTAAAGGCGGCGCAAGATTATGATCTCTGGATTCGCCTTTGTAATGCCTACGGTCCTATCCGAAACGTTCAAAAGCCGTTGCAAACCGTTTTTATGAATCATGAGGAAGAAAGTATTACGAGCAGTTCTTCTTTTGAAGGATACCTGCAGTTTTATAATAAGCACAAAGAAAAGTTCAACAGGTCACAACGGAAGTATCAGCTATATAACATTCGTCGAGCCCAGCAGAAACCATTACGAATTGGGGAATATTTCTCATTTGTTCCGGCATTTCGATATTGGAGTGAATTCAAAAATGAAGTAGCAAACACGCTTTGGAAATGA
- a CDS encoding sulfotransferase: MNNPVFVLGCDRSGTTLLSLLLSQSPDLHMTLESGFIPDLYPKKDSYGDFSTSKQRWFFIRDLQTTNATSNTIAFDIFELTDKQAEQSIREAAPTDYAGAINALFSKTAEQKGKSRWGNKTPKYVHNIDLLVDLFPDAKIIHILRDPRDVAASIKKVGWTHTIKEAAQFWNDRVSDGLEGRTLGEDSYYELKYESLLKQPDQTLKNLYDWLNIDFSEEVVDQYQEDRDRMSVEKHKDLFDLIGKPIDPSRAYAWKKSMSKADIAEIEQVNRELIQKLDYELCDYYIPLSRKLYRGTFDFMINVGQKLGQQIGKKL, from the coding sequence ATGAATAATCCTGTTTTTGTTTTAGGATGTGATCGCTCGGGTACTACCTTATTGAGTTTGTTATTGAGTCAATCTCCTGATCTACACATGACCCTGGAGTCGGGCTTTATTCCCGACCTTTATCCCAAAAAAGACAGCTACGGTGATTTTAGTACGTCAAAACAGCGCTGGTTCTTCATCCGCGATTTGCAAACTACTAATGCTACTTCCAATACTATCGCCTTCGACATTTTTGAGTTGACGGATAAACAAGCAGAACAGAGTATCCGTGAAGCTGCTCCCACCGATTACGCCGGTGCTATCAATGCCTTATTCAGTAAAACGGCAGAACAAAAAGGAAAATCACGATGGGGAAACAAAACGCCCAAATACGTCCACAATATTGATTTACTGGTTGACCTTTTTCCCGATGCAAAAATCATCCACATTCTCCGGGACCCTCGTGATGTAGCCGCCAGCATCAAAAAAGTTGGGTGGACCCATACGATTAAAGAGGCCGCGCAATTCTGGAACGACCGCGTAAGTGATGGACTTGAGGGAAGAACACTTGGCGAAGATTCTTACTATGAACTCAAATATGAATCCCTCCTAAAACAACCCGACCAAACGCTGAAAAACCTTTACGACTGGCTGAATATTGATTTCAGCGAAGAGGTTGTCGACCAATATCAAGAAGATCGGGACCGAATGTCTGTTGAAAAGCACAAAGACCTGTTTGACCTGATTGGAAAACCCATTGATCCCTCACGTGCTTATGCCTGGAAAAAGTCGATGTCGAAGGCCGATATTGCCGAAATTGAACAAGTCAACAGAGAGCTTATTCAAAAATTAGATTATGAACTCTGCGACTACTACATCCCACTGAGCAGAAAGCTTTATCGCGGAACCTTCGATTTTATGATCAATGTAGGGCAAAAACTGGGACAACAAATTGGCAAAAAATTGTAG